DNA sequence from the Acidothermus cellulolyticus 11B genome:
CGAATTGTCGTCCGAGGACATCGCGCTTGAGATCGGCCCTGGTTTCGGTTCCCTCACCCTGGTGCTGTTGCCGCTGGTCCGTCGCCTGCTTGCCGTCGAGATTGACCGAGTGCTGGCCGCCGTCCTGCCGGAGACGATTCGTCGTCGCTGTCCGGCGTTCGCCGACCGGCTCGTGGTCGTCCACGGTGACGTTCTGCGGCTGACAACTCTCCCGGACGATCCAACGGTTCTTGTCGCCAACTTGCCCTACAACGTGGCGGTACCCGCCGTGCTGCGGGTATTCGAGCGATTTTCCACCGTGACGCGGACGGTCATCATGGTGCAACGGGAGGTGGCCGAGCGGCTCTGCGCGGATCCCGGTTCACCTGCGTACGGTGCGCCCTCGATAAAACTGCGGTGGTACGGTCGGGCGAGGATCGTCGGCTCGGTCTCCGCCGACGTCTTCTGGCCGCGGCCGCAGGTGGAATCCGCCGTGGTGCGGATCGATCGGCAGCCGCCGCCCGTTCCCGGGGTCGACCGCGCGGCGGTCTTTGCCGTCATTGACGCCGCATTTGCCCAGCGGCGGAAGATGTTGCGGCGCGCGCTGAGCGGCTGGGCCGGTTCGGCACAGGCGGCCGAGGAGCGGATCCTTGCCGCCGGCCTTCGGCCGACCGACCGGGGCGAGGCATTGACTCTCGCTGACTTTATTCGACTGGCACAGGCACCGCCGACTCGATAGTTTTCGAAGACGCTCCCCGATTGCGCGGTACCTGACCGGACGACAGATTGCACGTCCCGTTGGGCCAGAAGTGCGGTTATGTGCGTCGCGATCATACTTCCGCTTGGCACATCGGCTTGACAGCTGCCGCAGGCTCTCCTACCGTTACGCCGAACCCTCATTTGTTG
Encoded proteins:
- the rsmA gene encoding 16S rRNA (adenine(1518)-N(6)/adenine(1519)-N(6))-dimethyltransferase RsmA is translated as MSDAGHVDAVCKPLGAADIRELARSAGVRPRKTFGQHFVVDPGVLRKIARYAELSSEDIALEIGPGFGSLTLVLLPLVRRLLAVEIDRVLAAVLPETIRRRCPAFADRLVVVHGDVLRLTTLPDDPTVLVANLPYNVAVPAVLRVFERFSTVTRTVIMVQREVAERLCADPGSPAYGAPSIKLRWYGRARIVGSVSADVFWPRPQVESAVVRIDRQPPPVPGVDRAAVFAVIDAAFAQRRKMLRRALSGWAGSAQAAEERILAAGLRPTDRGEALTLADFIRLAQAPPTR